Proteins from a single region of Acidovorax sp. NCPPB 3576:
- a CDS encoding alpha/beta hydrolase, with the protein MRSVIDRMERAGRPPLHTLAPAEARAAYEAGAGVLEVPKAALERVEDLHIPARDGHALPARLYAPTRGAPLPVLLYLHGGGFTIGSVATHDVLCRELARLAGCMVVSLDYRLAPEHRFPTASNDAWDALVWLAAQARALGADPARIAVGGDSAGGTLAAVNAILARDAGLPLALQLLFYPGCTAHQDTPSHTAFAHGLVLEEPAITWFFGNYVRGPADRDDWRFAPLNAPDVDGVAPAWIGLAECDPLVDEGVAYADKLRAAGVTVDLEIYRGVTHEFIKMGRAITQARQAHADAAQALRTAFGLA; encoded by the coding sequence ATGCGCAGCGTCATCGACCGCATGGAGCGCGCCGGCCGGCCGCCCCTGCACACCCTGGCCCCGGCCGAGGCCCGTGCCGCCTACGAGGCCGGCGCCGGCGTGCTCGAAGTGCCCAAGGCCGCCCTCGAACGCGTGGAAGACCTGCACATCCCCGCCCGCGACGGCCATGCCCTGCCGGCCCGCCTGTACGCCCCCACGCGCGGTGCGCCGCTGCCGGTGCTGCTGTACCTGCACGGCGGGGGCTTCACCATCGGCAGCGTGGCCACGCACGACGTGCTGTGCCGCGAACTGGCCCGGCTGGCGGGCTGCATGGTGGTGTCGCTGGACTACCGGCTGGCGCCCGAGCATCGCTTTCCCACGGCTTCCAACGATGCGTGGGATGCGCTGGTGTGGCTGGCCGCGCAGGCCCGCGCGCTAGGCGCCGACCCGGCGCGCATCGCCGTCGGGGGCGACAGCGCGGGCGGCACGCTGGCCGCCGTCAATGCCATCCTGGCGCGCGATGCCGGCCTGCCGCTCGCGCTGCAGCTGCTGTTCTACCCCGGCTGCACCGCGCACCAGGACACGCCTTCGCACACTGCGTTCGCCCACGGCCTGGTGCTGGAGGAGCCCGCCATCACCTGGTTCTTCGGCAACTACGTGCGCGGGCCCGCAGACCGCGACGACTGGCGCTTCGCCCCGCTGAACGCGCCCGACGTCGATGGCGTGGCGCCGGCCTGGATCGGGCTGGCCGAATGCGATCCGCTGGTGGACGAGGGCGTGGCGTATGCCGACAAGCTGCGCGCCGCCGGCGTGACGGTCGATCTGGAGATCTACCGCGGCGTGACGCACGAGTTCATCAAGATGGGCCGCGCGATCACGCAAGCCCGGCAGGCGCATGCGGACGCGGCGCAGGCGCTGCGCACGGCGTTCGGGCTGGCCTGA
- a CDS encoding surface-adhesin E family protein has product MSPLRPALLAALLLAAQAHAQTDEEWLTIHGFPDDRAGDLVQINPTQIPWQNQFTMEVRVSRSTQRASYRKHPYRSFRGLAVVDCGTQKGWYLALNYYAEPGWQGPVTAREEFKEDEAPVSFAGMPGEPARKLITASCKKR; this is encoded by the coding sequence GTGTCCCCCCTGCGCCCTGCCCTGTTAGCCGCCCTGCTCCTGGCAGCCCAGGCCCATGCGCAAACCGACGAAGAATGGCTCACGATCCATGGCTTTCCGGATGACAGGGCGGGCGACCTGGTGCAGATCAATCCCACGCAGATTCCCTGGCAGAACCAGTTCACCATGGAAGTGCGCGTGTCGCGCAGCACCCAGCGCGCGAGCTACCGCAAGCACCCCTACCGCTCGTTCAGGGGCTTGGCCGTGGTCGATTGCGGCACGCAAAAAGGGTGGTATCTCGCGCTGAACTACTACGCGGAACCTGGATGGCAAGGCCCGGTGACGGCCCGCGAGGAATTCAAGGAAGACGAGGCGCCCGTGTCTTTCGCCGGCATGCCGGGCGAGCCGGCGCGCAAGCTGATCACCGCCTCCTGCAAGAAGCGCTGA
- a CDS encoding IS5 family transposase (programmed frameshift): MRKSYPSDISREQFETVKPLLESARRKTAPRRVDLYEVFCAVLYLLRSGCQWRMLPEDFPKWRTVHAYFAIWSEPREGGSLLQQALKKNQVGVVRERLGRSACSAFLIVDAQSVKNTDTAASKGYDAGKKVSGIKRHIAVDTQGLPHAIAVTTAEVTDRKGALQALQRCKPALGRMQTLLCDSGYVGKPFAQGVQDILGGHVRVQIAKRSELHTFKVMPQRWVVERSFAWLEKNRRLWKNCERLLNTSLQLIHLAFLALLLKRL; encoded by the exons GTGAGAAAGAGCTATCCCAGCGACATCAGTCGCGAACAATTCGAGACCGTCAAGCCGCTGCTGGAGAGTGCGCGCAGGAAGACTGCGCCGCGCAGGGTGGATTTGTACGAGGTGTTCTGTGCAGTGCTGTACCTGCTCAGAAGCGGTTGCCAGTGGCGCATGCTGCCCGAGGATTTCCCCAAGTGGCGCACTGTGCACGCGTACTTTGCGATCTGGAGTGAGCCGCGTGAGGGTGGCAGCCTGCTTCAGCAGGCTTTAAA AAAAAATCAGGTTGGCGTGGTCCGAGAGAGACTGGGGCGCAGCGCCTGCAGCGCGTTCTTGATCGTGGACGCGCAGAGCGTGAAGAACACGGACACGGCGGCCTCGAAGGGCTATGACGCGGGCAAGAAGGTCTCCGGCATCAAGCGCCACATTGCAGTGGACACCCAAGGACTGCCGCATGCCATTGCGGTGACCACAGCAGAGGTGACGGACCGCAAAGGGGCCTTGCAGGCACTGCAGCGCTGCAAACCAGCTCTGGGTCGGATGCAAACCCTGCTGTGTGACAGCGGCTATGTGGGTAAACCTTTCGCTCAGGGCGTCCAAGACATTCTGGGCGGACATGTCAGGGTGCAGATTGCCAAGCGCAGTGAACTGCATACGTTCAAGGTGATGCCCCAACGCTGGGTGGTTGAGCGTAGTTTTGCATGGCTGGAGAAGAACCGGCGGTTGTGGAAGAACTGCGAGAGACTGCTCAACACCAGCCTGCAGTTGATTCACCTGGCGTTCTTGGCGCTACTGCTCAAAAGACTTTGA
- the phaR gene encoding polyhydroxyalkanoate synthesis repressor PhaR: MSPPTPSTAQQRIIKKYPNRRLYDTSTSTYITLAEVKQLVMAGEHVVVRDAKTSEDLTRSILLQIILEEEAGGAPMFTEAVLANIIRFYGHAMQGFMGAYLEKNVQVFTDIQTKMAEQSKGITPEMWSQFMNLQSPMFKGVMGSYVDQSQAIFTQMQEQMQKQTEQMLGAFGIKR; the protein is encoded by the coding sequence ATGTCCCCCCCAACCCCCTCGACCGCACAGCAGAGGATCATCAAGAAGTACCCCAACCGCCGGCTGTACGACACCTCCACCTCCACCTACATCACCCTGGCCGAGGTCAAGCAGCTCGTGATGGCGGGCGAACACGTGGTGGTGCGCGACGCCAAGACCAGCGAAGACCTCACGCGCAGCATCCTGCTGCAGATCATTCTGGAAGAGGAAGCCGGCGGCGCGCCCATGTTCACCGAGGCCGTGCTGGCCAACATCATCCGCTTCTACGGCCACGCCATGCAGGGCTTCATGGGCGCCTATCTTGAAAAGAACGTGCAGGTGTTCACCGACATCCAGACCAAGATGGCCGAGCAGTCCAAGGGCATCACCCCCGAGATGTGGTCGCAGTTCATGAACCTGCAATCGCCCATGTTCAAAGGCGTCATGGGCAGCTATGTGGACCAGTCCCAGGCCATCTTCACGCAGATGCAGGAGCAGATGCAAAAGCAGACCGAGCAGATGCTGGGCGCCTTCGGTATCAAGCGCTGA
- the rimO gene encoding 30S ribosomal protein S12 methylthiotransferase RimO, whose protein sequence is MSEVLSPTKIPKVGFVSLGCPKALTDSELILTQLSAEGYQTSKTFEGADLVIVNTCGFIDDAVKESLDTIGEALAENGKVIVTGCLGARSGEGGGNLVRQMHPSVLAVTGPHATQEVMDAVHLNLPKPHDPFIDLVPGSFGVAGIKLTPKHYAYLKISEGCNHRCTFCIIPSMRGDLVSRPIGDVLSEAKALFEGGVKELLVISQDTSAFGVDVKYRTGFWDGKPVKTRMLELVQTLGEIAEPYGAWVRLHYVYPYPSVDEVIPLMATGKVLPYLDVPFQHSHPDVLKRMKRPASGERNLERIQRWREACPEIVIRSTFIAGFPGETEEEFQHLLDFVREAQIDRAGCFAYSDVNGAVANELPGMLPMELREERRARFMAVAEEVSAAKLRGRVGATMQVLVDSAPALGRKGGTGRTYADAPEIDGVVHLLPPEKISKTMKVGEFTRARIVGTQGHDLVAVPI, encoded by the coding sequence ATGAGCGAAGTACTCTCCCCCACGAAAATCCCCAAAGTCGGCTTCGTCAGCCTGGGCTGCCCCAAGGCCTTGACTGACTCCGAACTGATCCTCACGCAACTGAGCGCAGAGGGCTACCAGACCTCCAAGACCTTCGAAGGTGCCGACCTCGTCATCGTCAACACCTGCGGCTTCATCGACGATGCGGTCAAGGAAAGCCTGGACACCATCGGCGAGGCGCTGGCCGAGAACGGCAAGGTCATCGTCACCGGCTGCCTGGGCGCGCGCTCCGGCGAGGGCGGCGGCAACCTGGTGCGCCAGATGCACCCCAGCGTGCTGGCCGTCACCGGCCCCCACGCCACGCAGGAGGTCATGGATGCCGTCCACCTGAACCTGCCCAAGCCGCACGATCCTTTCATCGACCTGGTGCCGGGCAGCTTCGGCGTGGCGGGCATCAAGCTCACGCCCAAGCACTACGCATACCTCAAGATCAGTGAGGGCTGCAACCACCGCTGCACCTTCTGCATCATCCCCTCGATGCGCGGCGACCTCGTCTCGCGCCCCATCGGCGACGTGCTGAGCGAGGCCAAGGCCCTGTTCGAAGGCGGCGTGAAGGAACTGCTGGTCATCAGCCAGGACACCTCGGCTTTCGGCGTCGATGTGAAGTACCGTACCGGCTTCTGGGACGGCAAGCCCGTCAAGACCCGCATGCTGGAGCTGGTGCAGACGCTGGGCGAAATCGCCGAGCCCTACGGCGCTTGGGTGCGCCTGCACTACGTGTACCCGTACCCGAGCGTCGATGAGGTGATTCCCCTCATGGCGACGGGCAAGGTGCTGCCGTACCTGGACGTGCCGTTCCAGCACAGCCACCCCGACGTGCTCAAGCGCATGAAGCGCCCCGCCAGCGGCGAGCGCAACCTGGAGCGCATCCAGCGCTGGCGCGAGGCCTGCCCCGAGATCGTCATCCGCAGCACCTTCATCGCCGGCTTTCCGGGCGAGACCGAAGAAGAGTTCCAGCACCTGCTGGACTTCGTGCGCGAGGCGCAGATCGACCGCGCGGGCTGCTTTGCCTACAGCGACGTGAACGGTGCGGTGGCCAACGAACTGCCCGGCATGCTGCCAATGGAATTGCGGGAAGAACGCCGCGCGCGCTTCATGGCCGTGGCAGAGGAAGTGTCCGCCGCCAAGCTGCGCGGCCGGGTGGGTGCCACCATGCAGGTGCTGGTCGATTCCGCACCGGCGCTGGGCCGCAAGGGCGGCACCGGCCGCACCTATGCCGATGCGCCGGAGATCGACGGCGTGGTGCACCTGTTGCCGCCCGAGAAGATCAGCAAGACGATGAAGGTGGGCGAGTTCACCCGGGCCCGCATCGTCGGCACGCAGGGGCACGATCTGGTCGCAGTGCCGATCTGA
- a CDS encoding DMT family transporter, translating into MNSKTAGTWEMTAAMIIAGTVGWFVLETDMPAASVVFWRCAFGAVAMVAACLLSGPSCSRDISKKQMVKAALGGVALAASWGLLFAAYSQASIAVATVTYHVQPFILAGFGALLFREKLTASQGGWLGLAFGGLVLIVVGGREFGLHPSHYLGGVGLALAAAFFYAIAAAITKSLIGMAPRLIVLIQLIVGTLLLVPFATWPSAGAGIHPWSLLLAIGFVHTGLMSTLLYSAIQKISTSMVGVLSFIYPIVAILVDAWAFGHRLSLVQVGGAAAILVAVAGMNFGWRMASPRTAQR; encoded by the coding sequence ATGAACTCCAAGACTGCAGGAACGTGGGAGATGACTGCCGCCATGATCATCGCCGGAACGGTCGGCTGGTTCGTCCTCGAAACCGACATGCCTGCCGCCTCGGTCGTCTTCTGGCGGTGCGCGTTCGGGGCGGTGGCCATGGTGGCCGCCTGCCTGCTTTCGGGCCCGTCATGCAGCCGGGATATCAGCAAAAAGCAGATGGTTAAGGCCGCGCTCGGCGGTGTCGCCCTGGCGGCCAGTTGGGGCCTCCTGTTTGCGGCCTATTCGCAGGCATCGATCGCGGTGGCCACCGTGACTTACCACGTCCAGCCGTTCATCCTGGCCGGGTTCGGAGCCCTGCTCTTCCGAGAAAAGCTGACGGCCTCGCAAGGCGGATGGCTGGGCCTGGCGTTTGGCGGTCTCGTGCTCATCGTCGTCGGCGGACGGGAGTTCGGCCTGCATCCCTCCCATTACCTGGGCGGCGTCGGCTTGGCGCTGGCCGCCGCGTTTTTCTATGCCATTGCCGCAGCCATCACCAAAAGCCTCATCGGCATGGCGCCACGGCTGATCGTCCTGATCCAGCTGATCGTCGGCACGCTGCTGCTCGTTCCTTTCGCCACTTGGCCCAGTGCCGGGGCGGGCATTCATCCGTGGAGCTTGCTGCTGGCCATTGGATTCGTCCATACCGGCCTGATGTCCACGCTGCTGTACAGCGCCATTCAAAAGATATCGACGTCGATGGTGGGCGTCCTGTCGTTCATCTATCCCATCGTTGCCATCCTGGTGGATGCGTGGGCATTCGGTCATCGGCTGAGCCTGGTGCAGGTTGGCGGAGCGGCCGCCATTCTTGTCGCCGTGGCGGGGATGAACTTTGGATGGCGGATGGCTTCGCCTCGCACAGCGCAGCGATAA
- a CDS encoding helix-turn-helix domain-containing protein codes for MPNPVPSSPSPISLLAAAVRRERERLGWSVSELAKRAAVAKSTLSQLEAGVGNPSLETLWALATALDVQVTQLIAQPRTHVQVIRANEGVALTSEQANYVATLLAVCPAGVQRDLYRVAVQPGPPRTSERHLPGTVEHIVLCSGRARLGPVGHVVDLGPGDYASYSADETHVFEALEPHTTAVMLIEHT; via the coding sequence ATGCCAAATCCAGTGCCCAGCAGTCCTTCGCCCATCAGCCTTCTGGCCGCAGCCGTCCGGCGCGAGCGAGAGCGCCTGGGTTGGTCCGTATCGGAACTCGCCAAACGCGCCGCAGTCGCTAAATCGACGCTTTCTCAGCTGGAGGCGGGGGTCGGCAATCCGAGCCTGGAGACGCTCTGGGCATTGGCGACCGCGCTGGATGTGCAAGTCACGCAATTGATTGCCCAGCCCAGGACCCATGTGCAGGTCATCCGCGCCAACGAAGGCGTGGCGCTGACTTCGGAGCAGGCGAACTACGTGGCGACCCTCCTGGCGGTTTGCCCGGCGGGGGTCCAACGCGATCTGTATCGCGTCGCCGTCCAGCCCGGGCCACCCCGTACCTCCGAGCGCCACTTGCCGGGCACGGTCGAACACATCGTGCTGTGCAGCGGGCGAGCCCGGCTGGGGCCGGTCGGGCACGTGGTGGATCTGGGCCCGGGCGACTACGCCAGCTATTCAGCGGATGAGACCCACGTGTTCGAAGCGCTGGAACCGCACACCACCGCGGTCATGCTGATCGAACACACATGA
- the efp gene encoding elongation factor P, with amino-acid sequence MKIAQEIRAGNVIMHGKDPMVVLKTEYARGGRGAATVRMKLKSLIGNFGTENVFKADDKIDNVILDKKECTYSYFADPMYVCMDTEFNQYEVEAENMGDALNYLEDGMTVEVVFYDGKAISVELPTSVEREVTWTEPAVKGDTSGKVLKPAKIATGFEVPVPLFVSQGDKIEIDTRTGEYRKRV; translated from the coding sequence ATGAAAATCGCTCAAGAAATCCGCGCCGGCAATGTGATCATGCACGGCAAGGACCCGATGGTCGTCCTGAAGACCGAATACGCACGCGGTGGCCGCGGCGCCGCCACGGTCCGCATGAAGCTCAAGAGCCTGATCGGCAACTTCGGCACCGAAAACGTGTTCAAGGCCGACGACAAGATCGACAACGTCATCCTGGACAAGAAGGAGTGCACCTACTCCTACTTCGCCGACCCGATGTACGTCTGCATGGACACCGAGTTCAACCAGTACGAAGTCGAAGCCGAGAACATGGGCGACGCACTGAACTACCTGGAAGACGGCATGACCGTCGAAGTGGTGTTCTACGACGGCAAGGCCATCTCGGTCGAACTGCCCACCAGCGTGGAACGCGAAGTCACCTGGACGGAACCCGCCGTCAAGGGCGACACGTCCGGCAAGGTGCTCAAGCCCGCCAAGATCGCCACCGGCTTCGAAGTGCCCGTGCCCCTGTTCGTGAGCCAGGGCGACAAGATCGAAATCGACACCCGCACGGGCGAATACCGCAAGCGCGTCTGA
- the earP gene encoding elongation factor P maturation arginine rhamnosyltransferase EarP, with the protein MSPAHPMAYPLRWDLFCQVIDNYGDIGVCWRLAADLAARGHAVRLWTDDATALAWMAPAGAPGVQVLPWPAQAPPDGPGDVVIEAFGCEIAPNFIASMAYSTRASGQKCLWINLEYLSAESYVERSHRLPSLLMSGPGAGCTRWFFYPGFTGGTGGLLREPGLLARQAAFDRAGWRARHGVAAGAFAVSLFCYEPPALPLLLDQLRPHAGAHLLVTPGRAAAAVQALDHQGQNSLQRNEDAGSLLSISYLAPCPQPAFDEMLWACDFNCVRGEDSLVRALWAGQPFVWHIYPQGDQAHHAKLHAFLDWLQAPPSLRRFHALWNGLEHGGALPALDAATLQEWRATVQAARARLLAQDDLLTQLLGFVAEKS; encoded by the coding sequence ATGAGCCCTGCCCACCCCATGGCCTACCCCCTGCGCTGGGACCTGTTCTGCCAGGTCATCGACAACTACGGCGACATCGGCGTGTGCTGGCGCCTCGCCGCCGACCTGGCCGCCCGCGGCCACGCCGTGCGCCTGTGGACGGACGACGCCACCGCCCTGGCCTGGATGGCCCCCGCCGGCGCACCGGGCGTGCAGGTCCTGCCCTGGCCTGCGCAGGCCCCGCCCGACGGCCCGGGCGATGTGGTCATCGAGGCGTTCGGCTGCGAGATTGCTCCTAATTTCATAGCATCCATGGCATATTCCACTAGGGCATCAGGCCAAAAATGCCTTTGGATCAACCTGGAGTACCTCAGCGCCGAAAGCTATGTGGAGCGCAGCCATCGCCTGCCCTCCCTGCTGATGTCCGGCCCCGGCGCGGGCTGCACGCGCTGGTTCTTCTACCCCGGCTTCACCGGCGGCACGGGCGGGCTGCTGCGCGAGCCGGGGCTCTTGGCCCGCCAGGCCGCCTTCGACCGCGCCGGCTGGCGTGCCCGCCACGGCGTGGCGGCCGGGGCCTTCGCCGTTTCGCTGTTTTGCTACGAGCCGCCCGCACTGCCCTTGCTGCTTGACCAGTTGCGGCCGCATGCCGGCGCCCACCTGCTCGTCACCCCCGGCCGCGCAGCGGCGGCCGTTCAGGCGCTGGACCATCAGGGCCAAAATAGCCTCCAGCGCAATGAAGACGCCGGCAGTCTGCTATCGATTTCATACCTCGCACCCTGCCCCCAGCCGGCGTTCGACGAGATGCTCTGGGCCTGCGATTTCAACTGCGTGCGCGGCGAGGACTCGCTGGTGCGCGCCCTGTGGGCCGGCCAGCCCTTCGTGTGGCACATCTATCCGCAAGGCGATCAAGCCCACCACGCCAAGCTGCATGCGTTCCTGGACTGGCTGCAGGCCCCGCCCTCGCTACGGCGGTTCCATGCGCTGTGGAACGGCCTCGAACACGGCGGCGCCCTGCCCGCTCTGGACGCCGCCACGCTGCAGGAATGGCGCGCCACGGTGCAGGCGGCGCGCGCGCGGCTGCTCGCACAGGACGATCTGTTGACCCAATTGCTGGGGTTCGTGGCCGAAAAAAGCTAA
- a CDS encoding LysR family transcriptional regulator — MKLDPISLRLFVAVMEENAIARAAAREHIAPSAASRRLAELEGTLQVELFSRSNRGTAPTDAAYALLNMARGVLNELDGIALQMRDFRAGVRGHVRVVANISAITQFLPAELPAFMAAHPQVQVRLQEQISTAIAHSVAENAADVGILNHGSYGERVALLPYRTDELVLIAPAGHPLARRRSVRLADALPFDFVGVHPGSAINNQLTRAAAEAGLPLKLRIQVTSYDALCLMVSAGLGVGVLPRGSAQLYRGTLALRPITLAEPWSHRQLSLCVRSGEPLSRVAQLLVEHLRAPAGGDA; from the coding sequence ATGAAGCTGGACCCGATCTCCCTGCGCCTGTTCGTCGCGGTGATGGAAGAAAACGCCATCGCCCGCGCCGCGGCGCGCGAGCACATCGCCCCGTCGGCCGCCAGCCGCCGGCTGGCCGAGCTGGAGGGCACGCTGCAGGTGGAGTTGTTCAGCCGCAGCAACCGCGGCACCGCGCCCACCGACGCCGCCTATGCGCTGCTGAACATGGCGCGCGGCGTGCTCAACGAGCTCGATGGCATCGCCCTGCAGATGCGGGACTTCCGCGCCGGCGTGCGGGGCCACGTGCGCGTGGTGGCCAACATCTCGGCCATCACCCAGTTCCTGCCGGCCGAGCTGCCGGCCTTCATGGCCGCGCACCCGCAGGTCCAGGTGCGGCTGCAGGAGCAGATCAGCACCGCCATCGCCCATTCGGTGGCCGAGAACGCGGCGGACGTGGGCATCCTCAACCACGGCAGCTACGGCGAGCGCGTCGCCCTGCTGCCCTACCGCACCGACGAGCTGGTGCTGATCGCCCCCGCCGGCCATCCGCTGGCGCGGCGGCGCTCGGTGCGGCTGGCCGACGCGTTGCCGTTCGACTTCGTGGGCGTGCACCCGGGCAGCGCCATCAACAACCAGCTCACCCGCGCGGCGGCCGAGGCGGGCCTGCCGCTCAAGCTGCGCATCCAGGTGACCAGCTACGACGCGCTGTGCCTCATGGTGTCCGCCGGCCTGGGCGTGGGCGTGCTGCCGCGCGGCAGCGCCCAGCTGTACCGCGGCACCCTGGCCCTGCGGCCCATCACCCTGGCCGAGCCGTGGTCGCACCGGCAGCTGTCGCTGTGCGTGCGGTCCGGCGAGCCGCTCTCGCGCGTGGCGCAGCTGCTGGTGGAGCACCTGCGGGCGCCGGCCGGGGGCGACGCATGA
- a CDS encoding CaiB/BaiF CoA transferase family protein, producing the protein MTTTTETTAAPAALAGVRVIEMGQLIAGPFCGKTLGEFGADVVKIEAPGAGDPLRNWRLIKEGTSVWWQVQSRNKRSLALDLRQPQGRDIARRLIAEADVLIENFRPGTLEDWGMSPEALHALNPGLVILRISGYGQTGPYRDLPGFGMIGEAMGGLRHLTGEPGRVPVRVGVSIGDTLAALHGAVGVLTALYHRKVNGGQGQVIDVALHEAVFNVMESLIPEYSAFGAVRDAAGSALPGIAPSNAYPCTDGWVLVAGNGDSIFKRLMEAIGRPDLAAAPDLGSNAGRVARVAEIDAAIGEWTAGRTVQAVLEGLGAARVPAGKVYTAQDIAEDPHYRARDMLLPQTTRDGYVVEVPGIVPKLSGTPGTIRSSAPHLGDDTDAVLAEAGLTAEQIALLRSKGVIQ; encoded by the coding sequence ATGACGACGACGACGGAAACGACAGCAGCCCCCGCCGCCCTGGCCGGGGTGCGGGTGATCGAGATGGGCCAGTTGATCGCCGGGCCGTTTTGCGGCAAGACGCTGGGCGAGTTCGGCGCAGACGTGGTGAAGATCGAGGCGCCCGGCGCGGGCGATCCGCTGCGCAACTGGCGGTTGATCAAGGAGGGCACCTCGGTGTGGTGGCAGGTGCAGTCGCGCAACAAGCGTTCGCTGGCGCTGGACCTGCGCCAGCCGCAAGGGCGGGACATCGCGCGCCGGCTCATCGCCGAGGCCGACGTGCTGATCGAGAACTTTCGCCCCGGCACGCTGGAAGACTGGGGCATGTCGCCCGAGGCGCTGCATGCGCTCAACCCCGGGCTGGTGATCCTGCGCATCTCGGGCTACGGGCAGACCGGCCCCTACCGCGACCTGCCGGGCTTCGGAATGATCGGCGAGGCGATGGGTGGCCTGCGCCATCTGACGGGCGAGCCCGGCCGCGTGCCGGTGCGGGTGGGCGTGTCCATCGGCGACACGCTGGCGGCGCTGCACGGCGCCGTGGGTGTACTGACGGCGCTCTACCACCGCAAGGTGAACGGCGGCCAAGGCCAGGTGATTGACGTGGCGCTGCACGAAGCCGTATTCAACGTGATGGAGAGCCTCATTCCCGAGTACAGCGCCTTCGGTGCCGTGCGCGACGCGGCGGGCAGCGCGCTGCCGGGCATCGCGCCGTCCAACGCGTATCCGTGCACCGATGGCTGGGTGCTGGTGGCAGGCAATGGCGACAGCATCTTCAAGCGGCTGATGGAGGCCATCGGCCGGCCTGATCTGGCGGCGGCGCCCGACCTGGGCAGCAATGCCGGGCGGGTGGCCCGGGTGGCGGAGATCGACGCGGCCATCGGCGAATGGACGGCCGGGCGCACCGTGCAGGCGGTGCTGGAGGGCCTGGGGGCCGCCCGCGTGCCGGCCGGCAAGGTGTACACGGCGCAGGACATCGCCGAAGACCCGCACTACCGCGCCCGCGACATGCTGCTGCCGCAGACCACGCGCGACGGCTATGTGGTCGAGGTGCCGGGCATCGTGCCCAAGCTGTCGGGCACGCCGGGCACGATCCGCTCCAGCGCGCCGCACCTGGGCGACGACACCGATGCGGTGCTGGCCGAGGCGGGCCTGACCGCCGAACAGATCGCGCTGCTGCGCAGCAAGGGGGTGATCCAATGA
- a CDS encoding hydroxymethylglutaryl-CoA lyase, translating into MTATRNPSNGPDETGQARAGVWSGNGRRIHLQEVGTRDGLQMEQAFVPTADKIALVDALSAAGLSKIEVTAFVSPTAIPALRDAEIVMREIARRPGTVYSALVPNVRGAERAIEAHTDELNLVMSASETHNLANLRMARAQSFAALAQVVATAQAASVAVNVSLSCVFGCPMEGDVAQEDVFGWVQRFADLGVRGITLCDTTGMAYPTQVAGLTAAARARWPGVDFTLHFHNTRGMGLANVLAAIGAGADRFDASLGGLGGCPYAPGASGNVCSEEIVHALQLMGYDTGVDLCALIAAAGRLPGLIGHDIPSQIVKAGRRLDLHPVPDGFDAIRERALARDAA; encoded by the coding sequence ATGACCGCGACTCGGAACCCGTCGAACGGGCCGGACGAAACAGGCCAAGCCCGCGCTGGCGTGTGGAGCGGCAACGGCCGCCGCATCCACCTGCAGGAAGTGGGAACGCGCGACGGCCTGCAGATGGAGCAGGCCTTCGTGCCCACGGCGGACAAGATCGCGCTGGTCGATGCGCTGTCGGCGGCGGGCCTGTCGAAGATCGAGGTGACGGCGTTCGTCTCGCCCACGGCGATACCGGCGCTGCGCGATGCCGAGATCGTCATGCGCGAGATCGCGCGCCGCCCCGGCACGGTGTACAGCGCGCTGGTGCCCAACGTGCGCGGCGCCGAGCGCGCCATCGAGGCGCACACCGACGAGCTGAACCTGGTCATGTCCGCCAGCGAAACGCACAACCTGGCCAACCTGCGCATGGCGCGGGCGCAATCATTCGCGGCGCTGGCGCAGGTGGTGGCCACGGCCCAGGCGGCCAGCGTGGCGGTGAACGTGTCGCTGTCGTGCGTGTTCGGCTGCCCCATGGAGGGCGATGTGGCGCAGGAGGACGTGTTCGGCTGGGTGCAGCGCTTCGCCGACCTGGGCGTGCGCGGCATCACGTTGTGCGACACGACCGGCATGGCGTATCCGACCCAGGTGGCGGGGCTGACCGCTGCGGCCCGCGCGCGCTGGCCGGGGGTGGATTTCACGCTGCACTTTCACAACACGCGCGGCATGGGGTTGGCGAACGTGCTGGCGGCCATCGGTGCGGGGGCGGACCGCTTCGACGCGTCGCTCGGCGGATTGGGGGGCTGCCCCTATGCGCCGGGCGCCTCGGGCAACGTGTGCAGCGAAGAGATCGTGCACGCGCTGCAGCTGATGGGCTACGACACGGGCGTGGACCTTTGCGCGCTGATCGCCGCGGCCGGGCGGCTGCCCGGCCTGATCGGCCATGACATTCCCAGCCAGATCGTGAAGGCCGGTCGGCGGCTGGACCTGCATCCGGTGCCCGACGGATTCGATGCGATCCGCGAACGGGCCCTGGCCCGCGACGCGGCCTGA